One region of Bacteroidota bacterium genomic DNA includes:
- the maf gene encoding septum formation protein Maf — protein MSLKKILAAKYILASKSQRRANLLTQIGLKHKIIDSKSEELEVARYNPIKLVQINALKKSRIVAEGYKNEIIIGADTIVLIGNTILHKPATLKEAKQYLKKLSGKKHYVYTGLNVINTKNGKEQFSYEKTEVVFRKLNDEEINYYVNKFKPLDRAGAYGIQDDFGCLFVEKIIGDYYNIMGLPLVNLYSTIKKVI, from the coding sequence ATGTCTCTAAAAAAAATATTAGCTGCAAAGTATATTCTTGCATCGAAGTCTCAGCGCAGAGCAAATTTATTAACACAGATTGGATTAAAGCATAAAATTATTGACAGTAAATCTGAAGAGCTGGAAGTCGCAAGGTATAATCCTATTAAGCTTGTTCAGATAAATGCATTAAAGAAATCAAGAATAGTTGCTGAGGGTTATAAAAACGAAATAATAATAGGTGCAGATACTATTGTACTTATAGGTAATACAATCCTTCATAAGCCTGCTACTTTAAAAGAAGCAAAACAATATCTGAAAAAGCTAAGCGGAAAGAAACATTACGTTTATACCGGATTGAATGTTATCAATACAAAGAACGGCAAAGAGCAATTTTCATATGAAAAGACTGAAGTAGTTTTCCGAAAGCTTAACGATGAAGAAATTAATTATTATGTGAATAAGTTTAAACCATTGGATAGAGCAGGAGCTTACGGGATACAGGATGATTTCGGCTGCCTTTTTGTTGAAAAAATTATCGGTGACTATTATAATATAATGGGACTACCGCTTGTAAATCTTTACAGTACAATTAAAAAAGTAATCTGA
- the fabG gene encoding 3-oxoacyl-[acyl-carrier-protein] reductase yields the protein MDFTDKVVVVTGGSRGIGKAIAESFLNDGATVIVTYKNAIDEEYFNSKNIKHHKCDVSDIKAVSELVDALVKEFGKIDILVNNAGITKDGLLMRMSEEDWDAVIDTNLKGVFNFTKAVSRPMMGKKSGKIVNITSISGVMGNAGQANYSASKAGVIGFTKAVAKELASRNINVNAIAPGFIETEMTDKLSEEVKKNYLASIPMKRFASTKEVASVVKFLASDDASYITGQTLCVDGGIVM from the coding sequence ATGGATTTCACAGATAAAGTTGTAGTAGTTACAGGCGGTTCAAGAGGAATCGGAAAAGCAATTGCTGAGTCATTTTTAAATGACGGAGCTACGGTTATAGTTACATATAAAAATGCAATTGATGAAGAGTACTTCAACTCAAAAAATATAAAGCATCATAAATGCGATGTTTCTGATATAAAAGCTGTATCAGAATTAGTGGATGCCTTAGTAAAAGAGTTTGGCAAGATTGATATACTTGTAAATAATGCCGGTATTACAAAAGACGGATTGTTAATGAGAATGTCAGAGGAAGATTGGGATGCAGTTATTGATACAAATCTCAAAGGAGTATTCAACTTTACAAAAGCAGTTTCACGTCCCATGATGGGAAAGAAGTCAGGTAAGATTGTAAACATCACTTCCATTTCAGGTGTAATGGGTAATGCGGGACAGGCAAATTACTCTGCTTCAAAGGCAGGTGTTATCGGCTTTACAAAAGCTGTTGCAAAGGAACTTGCTTCAAGAAATATTAATGTGAATGCAATCGCTCCGGGATTTATTGAAACTGAAATGACAGACAAACTCAGCGAGGAAGTAAAGAAAAATTATCTGGCAAGCATTCCAATGAAAAGATTTGCGAGCACAAAGGAAGTTGCAAGCGTAGTAAAATTTTTAGCATCGGATGATGCATCATATATCACAGGTCAGACACTCTGTGTTGACGGCGGTATTGTAATGTAA
- a CDS encoding T9SS type A sorting domain-containing protein, whose product MKTTISHFRIVLFALGFLAFSSLTYSQISSPGTPLSILRNLERNNIEQKIMPGFDMEEVKRQDKIESAMKDIPFRFGYGYSVNIGLTNAGTWNTLADGSKVWRVEITSAGAFGLNFIYNKFYMPKGCKFFVYSQDRTMILGAFDENNNIPERMFSTAPVKGETVVLELNVPAGVSETPELNVSSVVHEYKDIFRFMKAFTDDFGTSGSCEINVNCPLGDPWKKQSRSVAMVLLSDGTRWCSGSLLNNTRNDGTPFFMSANHCLSGSTTTWIFMFKYESPNCSIIDGPTNFTITGATLLANNAASDFALMKLSSKPPSSYNVYYAGWNRADVGATSGAGIHHPDGDIKKISFSLVPYTSDTWSGTPANSHWKVNWSAINGNTAVTEGGSSGSPMYDQNQRFIGQLHGGPSACGASQLWDFYGKFSMSWDYGSTSSTRVKDWLDSANTGVTVLDGYDPFGTALSAFNLQTPTAGARIVTIGGSNVPVTITWDTASQGINYRFIFGNVVTPRRISISASSNSITTTLGALDAMLASAGFTNNGTASDSLVGQWDIWAYKNPGSPGADSIKSTNGPRAITFRRQQTTISAFNLVSPATGFRIVTNPIDPTPINIIWNKSGNGGAAYKWLFKTGASYSDPATIRLTSNNLGYDTVLSFRTSQADSLLASFGLAPGDSVVGYWRVRAYATDSINSTGPDRQITLRRASLLPLYQDFTDAAFPPAFWTLTGTGTQYWTRATVSGYGHGTASAKYDFWTATATTGSQTLVSNQFPPVTAGSNYLRFNYAAAYYSATAIDSCVVETSTDNGTTWTRLIGMYQSTSLSSGVNSSSIMSTVSSTSSFTPTNTQWATKVYTMPIGTNKVRFNAKSAYGNNLYIDDIIAGVATGIGGTPLTLTPDKYEISQNYPNPFNPTTKINFSLPKQGFVTLKVYDVLGKMVAKLVSEVKPAGVYSVDFNANTLASGIYFYRIESLDFVETKRMMLIK is encoded by the coding sequence ATGAAAACCACTATTTCTCATTTCAGGATAGTTCTGTTTGCTTTAGGATTCTTGGCGTTCTCATCTTTAACATATTCACAAATCAGTTCGCCCGGAACACCCCTCAGCATTCTAAGAAATCTTGAAAGAAATAATATAGAACAAAAAATAATGCCTGGCTTCGATATGGAAGAAGTAAAGAGGCAGGATAAGATTGAATCAGCAATGAAGGATATTCCGTTCAGGTTTGGTTATGGCTATTCAGTCAACATTGGACTAACAAATGCCGGTACTTGGAATACTTTAGCCGATGGAAGCAAAGTGTGGAGAGTAGAAATTACATCTGCAGGTGCCTTCGGATTAAATTTTATTTACAATAAATTCTATATGCCAAAGGGATGTAAGTTTTTTGTATACAGTCAGGATAGAACAATGATATTGGGTGCATTTGACGAAAACAACAATATACCTGAAAGAATGTTCTCAACCGCTCCTGTAAAAGGAGAAACAGTTGTTCTTGAATTAAATGTGCCCGCCGGAGTATCTGAAACTCCTGAACTGAATGTCTCATCTGTTGTTCACGAATACAAAGATATTTTCAGATTTATGAAGGCGTTCACCGATGATTTCGGAACATCAGGTTCGTGCGAAATAAACGTGAACTGCCCGCTAGGTGATCCTTGGAAAAAGCAATCCCGTTCAGTTGCTATGGTATTATTATCTGACGGTACCAGATGGTGCTCGGGTTCTTTATTAAATAATACAAGAAATGACGGAACACCATTTTTTATGTCAGCAAACCACTGTCTTTCCGGTTCTACTACAACATGGATTTTCATGTTCAAATATGAAAGTCCGAACTGCTCAATAATTGATGGTCCTACAAATTTTACAATCACTGGCGCTACATTGCTTGCAAATAATGCTGCATCTGATTTTGCTTTGATGAAATTATCAAGCAAACCGCCATCTTCTTATAATGTATATTATGCAGGTTGGAACAGAGCAGATGTCGGCGCAACTTCAGGCGCAGGTATCCATCACCCTGACGGAGATATCAAAAAGATATCTTTCAGTTTAGTTCCATACACAAGTGATACATGGTCAGGCACTCCTGCTAATTCACACTGGAAAGTAAACTGGTCAGCAATTAACGGTAATACTGCAGTTACAGAAGGCGGTTCCTCAGGTTCACCAATGTATGACCAGAATCAGAGATTCATCGGTCAGCTTCATGGCGGACCTTCTGCCTGCGGAGCATCTCAGCTCTGGGATTTCTATGGAAAGTTCTCAATGTCATGGGATTACGGTTCGACTTCATCAACAAGAGTGAAAGACTGGTTAGACTCAGCTAATACAGGAGTAACAGTATTGGATGGATATGATCCGTTCGGAACTGCCCTAAGCGCATTCAATTTACAAACTCCAACTGCCGGAGCAAGAATAGTAACTATCGGCGGTTCAAATGTCCCTGTAACAATTACGTGGGATACTGCATCACAGGGAATTAATTATAGATTTATATTTGGAAATGTTGTTACTCCAAGAAGAATTTCTATTTCGGCTTCATCCAATAGCATTACCACAACACTTGGAGCATTAGATGCAATGCTTGCATCGGCAGGATTTACCAATAACGGAACAGCTTCAGACTCACTCGTTGGTCAATGGGATATCTGGGCTTATAAAAATCCGGGCTCGCCGGGAGCTGACTCTATCAAGTCAACTAACGGGCCGAGGGCAATTACATTCAGAAGACAGCAAACTACAATTTCTGCTTTCAATTTAGTATCTCCTGCTACAGGATTTAGAATTGTAACTAATCCGATAGATCCAACCCCTATTAATATAATATGGAATAAATCCGGCAACGGAGGCGCAGCTTATAAATGGTTGTTTAAAACAGGAGCCTCATATTCTGATCCTGCTACAATCAGATTAACTTCTAATAATCTTGGATACGATACAGTTTTATCTTTCAGAACTTCTCAGGCAGATTCTCTGCTGGCTTCTTTTGGTCTTGCACCCGGGGATTCAGTTGTCGGTTACTGGAGAGTCAGAGCTTATGCTACAGATTCTATAAATTCAACTGGACCTGACAGACAAATTACATTAAGAAGAGCAAGCCTTCTTCCATTGTATCAGGATTTCACTGATGCTGCTTTCCCGCCGGCTTTCTGGACACTTACCGGAACAGGTACTCAATACTGGACAAGAGCTACTGTTAGTGGTTATGGTCATGGAACAGCTTCCGCAAAGTATGACTTCTGGACTGCAACTGCGACGACAGGTTCGCAGACATTGGTATCAAACCAATTTCCACCTGTAACTGCAGGAAGCAATTATTTGAGGTTCAATTATGCGGCTGCATATTATTCAGCTACGGCAATTGATTCATGCGTTGTTGAAACATCAACGGATAACGGAACGACCTGGACAAGATTAATAGGAATGTATCAGTCAACATCCTTGTCATCAGGGGTAAATTCTTCCTCTATAATGTCAACTGTTTCATCAACTTCGTCATTCACACCGACAAATACTCAATGGGCAACTAAAGTTTACACAATGCCTATCGGTACAAATAAAGTAAGATTCAACGCCAAAAGCGCATACGGAAACAATTTATATATTGATGATATCATAGCGGGAGTAGCAACGGGTATTGGCGGAACTCCGTTAACACTTACACCTGATAAATATGAAATATCTCAGAATTATCCGAATCCGTTTAACCCGACTACAAAAATAAACTTCTCATTACCTAAGCAGGGCTTTGTGACTTTGAAGGTTTATGATGTTCTTGGAAAGATGGTAGCAAAGTTGGTAAGCGAAGTAAAACCTGCAGGTGTTTACTCAGTGGATTTCAACGCAAATACACTTGCCAGCGGAATTTACTTCTATAGAATTGAATCGTTAGACTTCGTTGAAACAAAACGAATGATGCTTATTAAGTAG
- a CDS encoding methylmalonyl-CoA mutase — protein MANRKEEFKTDSGIVFPEYLTSTNQQANPGTFDFTRGVHQSMYRSKFWTMRQYAGFGTAEESNQRYKYLIANGSSGLSVAFDLPTQIGYDSDDKMSEGEVGKVGVAIDSLRDMETLFDGIKLADVTTSMTINATASLLLLMYVAIAKKQNADLKKISGTIQNDVLKEYIARGTYIYPPKESMRLITDIFSWCSDNLPSWNTISISGYHIREAGSNAVQEVAFTLSDGIEYVRQAISSGLDVDKFAKRLSFFFNAHNNFLEEVAKFRAARKIWAKIMKDMFHAKDENSMKLRFHAQTGGSTLSDKQIDNNIIRVTMQALAAVMGGCQSLHTNGKDEALSLPTEEAVQTALRTQQIIAYESGVADTVDPMGGSYIVEHLTNEIEDKAWEYIHKIEEMGGATKAIEVRYQKSEIENNSYNFQIGLEKGDNIIVGVNKFTTKNEPIHEVNKISDEVRNIQIAKIKKLKSERDNEKVKAQLEVIKQKAMTSENLLPYFLEAIESYATIGEISNALRSVWGEYKG, from the coding sequence ATGGCTAATCGCAAAGAAGAATTCAAAACAGATTCAGGAATTGTTTTTCCTGAATATCTAACATCTACAAATCAGCAGGCAAATCCCGGCACATTCGATTTCACACGCGGCGTGCACCAGTCAATGTACCGTTCAAAATTCTGGACAATGCGTCAGTACGCAGGCTTCGGAACAGCAGAAGAATCAAATCAAAGATATAAATATTTAATAGCAAACGGCTCGTCGGGCTTATCCGTTGCATTTGATTTACCAACGCAGATCGGATATGACTCAGATGATAAAATGTCCGAAGGTGAAGTTGGTAAGGTCGGTGTAGCGATAGATTCATTGAGAGATATGGAAACTCTCTTCGATGGAATAAAACTCGCAGATGTAACAACTTCGATGACAATCAATGCAACTGCATCATTGCTATTATTAATGTATGTAGCAATAGCAAAGAAACAGAATGCGGACTTGAAGAAAATATCCGGCACGATTCAGAACGATGTATTGAAAGAATATATTGCCAGAGGCACGTATATTTATCCTCCGAAGGAATCTATGAGACTTATCACCGATATTTTTTCATGGTGCAGTGATAACTTACCTTCGTGGAATACAATTTCAATATCGGGCTATCATATAAGAGAAGCAGGCTCAAACGCAGTGCAGGAAGTTGCTTTTACTTTATCGGATGGAATTGAATATGTAAGACAGGCAATAAGCTCGGGTCTTGATGTGGATAAATTTGCAAAACGTTTGTCATTTTTCTTTAACGCCCACAATAATTTCCTTGAAGAAGTTGCGAAATTCAGAGCAGCAAGAAAAATATGGGCAAAGATAATGAAAGATATGTTCCATGCGAAAGATGAGAACAGCATGAAGCTTCGTTTCCATGCGCAGACGGGCGGCTCGACTTTATCAGATAAGCAAATCGATAACAATATTATAAGAGTAACAATGCAGGCGCTTGCTGCAGTAATGGGCGGATGCCAGTCATTGCATACAAACGGAAAAGATGAAGCGTTGTCACTTCCGACTGAAGAAGCAGTACAGACTGCCTTAAGAACACAGCAGATAATTGCTTATGAAAGCGGAGTTGCAGATACTGTTGATCCAATGGGCGGTTCATACATTGTTGAGCATCTTACAAATGAGATTGAAGATAAAGCCTGGGAATATATTCATAAAATAGAAGAGATGGGCGGAGCTACCAAGGCAATTGAAGTAAGATATCAGAAAAGCGAAATAGAAAATAATTCATATAATTTTCAGATTGGATTGGAGAAAGGTGATAATATTATTGTCGGTGTGAATAAATTCACAACTAAGAATGAACCGATTCACGAAGTAAATAAAATCTCCGATGAAGTTAGAAATATTCAGATTGCAAAGATCAAAAAACTGAAATCAGAAAGAGATAATGAAAAAGTTAAAGCTCAGCTTGAAGTGATAAAACAAAAAGCGATGACGAGTGAAAACCTGCTCCCCTATTTCCTTGAGGCAATTGAAAGCTATGCTACCATAGGTGAAATTTCCAATGCACTGAGAAGTGTATGGGGAGAATACAAAGGGTAG
- a CDS encoding proline--tRNA ligase, translating into MRLTQFFLPTIKEEPADAVVTSHKLMIRSGMIRQLTSGVYSYLPFGLRVFKKVEKVIREEMNAIGGQEFFLPALSPNELWSQTGRLEDYGDTIFRIKNRELVLAPTHEEVFSTIAKSNLISYKDLPQIWYQIQTKFRNEARPRSGVLRGRQFTMKDAYSFDSTWEALDVSYEKHAQAYRNIFTRCGLNFYVVTAFSGAMGGSDSEEFMVESDAGEDNIVVTENNSYCSNIEVAVSYIDKVERKNSNLEPEEFHTPDIKTIEQLAKFVGTESDWTRLAKSRLFVNGDSYVLTLVCGDDEVSETKLQNIFGQNIRPGHPEELMSISGADAGSIGPLKISNPKISVIADLRLEDADELISGANKNDYHFKNIDLKRDVPSIKYYDIRTVKDGELTTDKKDKIRITKAIEVGHIFKLGTKYSEALGSTFLDEQGNSHPIIMGSYGIGVERIAAAHIEQNHDKFGIIWNGEIAPFQVQLICANTNIDSVVSYSEQVYNELNEKGIEVLYDDRKEISAGFKFKDADLIGTPIHVILGEKNLKNGNVEIKIRKTGERHIISKDDLMNKLQELLK; encoded by the coding sequence ATGCGATTAACACAGTTTTTTTTACCGACTATCAAAGAAGAGCCTGCTGATGCAGTTGTCACTTCACACAAATTAATGATTCGTTCCGGAATGATCCGCCAGCTTACTTCAGGCGTGTATTCTTATCTCCCTTTCGGTCTCAGAGTTTTCAAAAAAGTTGAAAAAGTTATCAGAGAAGAAATGAATGCAATCGGGGGACAGGAATTTTTCCTTCCCGCACTCTCCCCTAACGAACTTTGGAGTCAAACCGGAAGACTTGAAGATTACGGTGATACAATATTCAGAATAAAGAACAGAGAGCTTGTACTTGCTCCGACTCATGAAGAGGTTTTTTCAACAATAGCGAAGAGCAACTTAATTTCATATAAAGATTTACCACAGATCTGGTATCAGATACAGACTAAGTTCAGAAATGAAGCACGTCCACGCTCAGGCGTATTGAGAGGCAGACAGTTTACTATGAAGGATGCTTATTCGTTTGATTCTACATGGGAAGCTTTAGATGTATCATATGAGAAACATGCGCAGGCTTATCGTAATATTTTTACACGCTGCGGATTGAATTTCTATGTCGTTACTGCTTTCAGCGGTGCAATGGGCGGAAGCGATTCAGAAGAGTTCATGGTTGAATCTGATGCAGGCGAAGACAACATTGTAGTAACTGAAAATAATTCTTACTGCTCCAATATAGAAGTTGCAGTTTCTTACATTGATAAAGTTGAAAGAAAGAATTCCAATCTTGAACCCGAAGAATTTCATACACCGGACATAAAAACAATTGAGCAGCTTGCAAAATTTGTCGGAACAGAAAGCGACTGGACAAGGTTAGCAAAGTCACGTTTATTTGTGAACGGCGATTCATATGTACTTACACTTGTCTGCGGAGATGATGAAGTCAGTGAAACTAAACTTCAGAATATCTTTGGGCAGAATATACGCCCCGGACATCCTGAAGAACTTATGTCAATCAGCGGTGCAGATGCAGGTTCTATAGGTCCCTTGAAAATTTCTAACCCAAAAATTTCAGTTATTGCAGATTTAAGATTAGAAGATGCAGATGAATTAATCAGCGGAGCAAATAAAAACGATTATCACTTTAAGAATATTGATTTAAAAAGAGATGTACCTTCAATTAAATACTATGATATAAGAACAGTAAAAGACGGCGAGCTTACGACTGATAAAAAAGATAAGATAAGAATTACTAAGGCAATTGAAGTCGGGCACATATTTAAATTAGGCACAAAATATTCTGAAGCTCTCGGTTCAACTTTTTTAGATGAGCAGGGAAACTCACATCCGATTATCATGGGAAGTTACGGAATCGGAGTTGAGAGAATTGCGGCTGCGCACATTGAACAGAATCACGATAAGTTCGGAATAATCTGGAACGGTGAAATTGCTCCTTTCCAGGTACAGCTTATTTGTGCAAATACGAATATCGATAGCGTAGTAAGTTACTCGGAACAGGTTTATAATGAACTTAATGAAAAAGGAATTGAAGTTTTATATGATGACAGAAAGGAAATATCTGCAGGATTTAAATTTAAAGATGCTGATTTAATTGGAACACCAATTCATGTTATCTTAGGCGAAAAGAATTTAAAGAACGGCAACGTTGAGATTAAAATAAGAAAGACGGGCGAGAGACATATTATTTCAAAAGATGATTTAATGAACAAACTTCAAGAGCTTCTAAAATAA
- a CDS encoding SDR family oxidoreductase has translation MQKVIWVTGASTGIGREIANEFSKAGHIVVVTGRRKSRLVAIASEIKFAGREATAFVCNMLSERSIIGTAKRIREKYGRIDCLINNAGVTSFKSFLETKSFDFDNIINTNLRGSFLAMKYVLPQMIKNKRGHIINILSIAATHVFENSTVYSASKAGLLALTNSLREEVRHLNIKVSNVLPGPTETAMWDSKTRQKYASKMMTPNEVAQIVVSIFDQPKKVVIEDITIRPIKGNI, from the coding sequence GTGCAAAAAGTTATCTGGGTTACAGGAGCATCAACCGGAATTGGAAGAGAAATTGCAAATGAATTTTCCAAAGCCGGGCATATAGTAGTTGTGACAGGAAGAAGAAAATCACGTCTTGTAGCAATTGCAAGCGAGATAAAATTCGCAGGCCGAGAAGCAACTGCGTTTGTATGCAACATGCTCTCCGAGCGCAGCATAATAGGAACTGCCAAAAGGATAAGAGAAAAATACGGAAGGATAGACTGCCTGATAAATAATGCGGGAGTTACATCTTTCAAATCATTCCTGGAAACAAAATCATTCGATTTCGATAACATCATTAATACCAATCTCCGCGGTTCATTTCTCGCAATGAAATATGTACTTCCTCAGATGATTAAAAATAAGAGAGGACATATTATCAACATTTTATCAATTGCAGCTACCCATGTTTTTGAAAACAGCACAGTTTACTCTGCATCAAAGGCGGGATTACTTGCGCTAACAAATTCTTTAAGGGAAGAAGTAAGGCATTTAAACATTAAAGTCTCTAATGTTCTGCCCGGTCCTACTGAAACAGCAATGTGGGATAGCAAGACCAGACAAAAATATGCAAGCAAGATGATGACTCCTAATGAAGTCGCTCAGATTGTAGTAAGTATTTTTGACCAGCCCAAAAAAGTTGTAATAGAAGATATTACAATAAGACCAATCAAAGGTAATATATAG
- the fabD gene encoding ACP S-malonyltransferase has product MSKIAFIFPGQGSQAVGMGKDLFEKHALANELYHKADEIMGFHLSNLCFEGPADVLKETHITQPALYVHSYILTRLIGDKIKADVTAGHSLGEYTANAYAESFSFEDGLRLVKKRGELMKNSGVQQPGTMAAIIGLDDTKVTEVCDKAGEGKIVQPANYNSPGQIVISGDVEAVHRAMKIAKEEYGARMVKELEVSGAFHSNLMLTSAEELRLAINTTNFSNAKIPVFCNVEAEPFENKDKIKNALYRQLMSSVKWETCIRNMVHAGATMFYEIGSGKVLTGLVKKIDPSVKCFNISTAEDLDNLENLK; this is encoded by the coding sequence TTGAGTAAAATTGCTTTTATATTTCCGGGACAGGGCTCCCAGGCAGTTGGAATGGGAAAAGATCTGTTTGAAAAACATGCTTTGGCAAATGAGCTTTATCATAAGGCTGATGAGATTATGGGATTTCATCTTTCAAATCTATGCTTTGAAGGACCTGCAGACGTTCTTAAAGAAACACACATTACACAACCCGCACTTTACGTTCACTCATATATTTTAACACGATTAATCGGAGATAAAATCAAAGCAGATGTTACTGCAGGGCATTCACTCGGTGAGTACACTGCAAACGCTTACGCTGAATCGTTTTCATTCGAAGACGGACTAAGACTTGTGAAAAAAAGAGGTGAGCTTATGAAGAACTCGGGAGTTCAGCAGCCCGGCACTATGGCAGCTATTATAGGATTAGATGATACCAAAGTAACAGAAGTCTGTGATAAAGCAGGCGAAGGAAAAATTGTACAGCCCGCTAATTATAATTCTCCGGGACAGATTGTTATTTCAGGCGATGTTGAAGCAGTTCACCGCGCAATGAAAATTGCAAAAGAGGAATACGGCGCAAGAATGGTAAAGGAGCTTGAAGTGAGCGGAGCGTTCCACTCAAACTTAATGCTTACATCAGCAGAAGAGCTTAGACTTGCAATCAATACTACAAATTTTAGTAATGCAAAGATTCCTGTATTCTGCAATGTAGAAGCCGAGCCGTTTGAAAATAAAGATAAAATTAAAAATGCTCTTTATAGACAATTAATGTCATCGGTTAAATGGGAGACCTGTATAAGAAATATGGTACATGCTGGAGCGACTATGTTCTATGAAATTGGTTCAGGAAAAGTTTTAACAGGTTTAGTTAAAAAAATTGATCCGTCAGTTAAATGTTTCAACATTTCAACTGCGGAAGATCTTGATAATTTAGAAAACTTAAAATAA
- a CDS encoding DUF3109 family protein translates to MEHNSEDKIASGTTHEYEITNGDEVVEFDGQKVNTSIFTQGFVAGCDMKICFGECCKSGVYMDKHFPEVILAHKDMIKDVMSADQIKDESQWFDEEVVEDADFPSGYAAGSNIYTDSKGVEKCVFNDENQYCSLQVAAVKNGMHKWAIKPTYCIMYPVTIVNKILTYDDEHSQDLAYCGIDKEHNFTQTTFDGTREEIKYVLGEDMYNKIEDYYKQNYTPKYTIKLPETK, encoded by the coding sequence TTGGAACACAATTCAGAAGATAAAATTGCCTCAGGTACTACTCACGAATATGAGATAACAAACGGAGACGAAGTTGTAGAATTTGACGGACAGAAAGTTAACACTTCTATTTTTACACAAGGCTTTGTTGCAGGCTGTGATATGAAAATCTGTTTCGGCGAGTGCTGCAAATCAGGTGTTTACATGGATAAACATTTTCCTGAAGTCATACTTGCTCACAAAGACATGATTAAAGATGTAATGAGCGCTGACCAGATAAAAGACGAGTCGCAATGGTTCGATGAGGAAGTGGTTGAAGATGCTGACTTCCCTTCCGGTTATGCAGCAGGTTCAAATATTTATACTGATTCAAAAGGTGTGGAGAAATGTGTTTTCAATGACGAGAATCAGTATTGTTCTTTACAGGTTGCAGCAGTTAAAAATGGAATGCATAAGTGGGCAATTAAGCCGACTTACTGTATCATGTACCCCGTAACCATAGTAAATAAAATTTTGACATACGACGATGAACACTCACAGGACTTAGCTTATTGCGGAATTGATAAAGAACACAATTTCACACAGACTACATTTGACGGAACAAGAGAGGAAATAAAATATGTACTTGGAGAAGATATGTACAATAAAATTGAAGACTATTATAAACAGAATTACACCCCTAAATACACAATCAAATTACCTGAAACAAAATAA
- a CDS encoding flippase-like domain-containing protein produces MFSKYKKKILLSAAFGALIFLGISLYADFDKLVTALGKFNWWYFPVILSLSFLNYVARFFKWEYYLKILKIKVAPLLSFKIFLSAFVMSVTPGKMGEVLKSYLLKEETGTPIAKSAPIIIAERITDFISIIIICIVGAYFFDYGRTIIIGVGIFFIGVTLILSFQKLSLAIIDSLEKIKFISKHVHKIHVAYESIYQLVKIKPLLIAILMSFVAWGFECGGFYFVLKIFSSTSNIETSLLTASFIYCFSTLVGAIAMLPGGLGVTEASLTGLLIILKIPKDVSAASTIIIRVATLWFAVVVGVISVYFYNKHSKHKLDELDALENQS; encoded by the coding sequence TTGTTTTCCAAATACAAAAAGAAAATTTTACTCTCAGCTGCATTCGGGGCGCTGATATTTTTAGGTATCAGTCTCTATGCTGATTTTGATAAGCTGGTAACTGCTTTAGGAAAATTCAACTGGTGGTACTTTCCTGTTATACTTTCACTTTCATTTTTAAATTACGTAGCAAGATTTTTTAAGTGGGAATATTATCTTAAAATTTTAAAAATAAAAGTCGCACCTCTTCTTAGCTTCAAAATTTTTTTATCTGCATTTGTAATGAGTGTTACTCCCGGGAAAATGGGTGAGGTTTTAAAATCTTATTTGCTTAAAGAAGAAACCGGAACGCCTATTGCAAAATCTGCCCCAATAATCATTGCCGAAAGAATCACTGATTTTATTTCAATAATAATTATATGTATAGTCGGAGCATATTTTTTTGATTATGGTCGCACTATTATCATAGGAGTTGGAATATTTTTCATAGGAGTAACTTTAATTCTCAGCTTTCAAAAGCTTTCGTTAGCAATTATAGATTCATTAGAAAAGATAAAATTCATCTCAAAACATGTTCACAAAATTCATGTCGCCTATGAAAGTATATATCAGTTAGTAAAAATAAAACCACTTCTGATTGCTATTTTAATGAGTTTTGTTGCCTGGGGATTTGAATGCGGCGGATTTTATTTTGTATTAAAAATTTTCTCATCTACTTCAAATATAGAAACCAGTCTGCTTACCGCATCATTTATTTATTGCTTCTCAACTCTTGTCGGGGCTATTGCTATGCTTCCGGGAGGACTCGGTGTTACAGAAGCATCTCTCACCGGACTTTTAATTATCTTAAAAATTCCTAAAGATGTTTCCGCTGCATCAACCATTATCATTCGCGTAGCCACTTTATGGTTTGCAGTAGTTGTTGGGGTAATATCAGTTTACTTCTACAATAAACATTCAAAGCATAAACTTGACGAGCTTGATGCTCTTGAAAATCAATCCTAA